In one window of Aphidius gifuensis isolate YNYX2018 linkage group LG4, ASM1490517v1, whole genome shotgun sequence DNA:
- the LOC122853780 gene encoding uncharacterized protein LOC122853780, with protein MSCSIFIILLLCCTWIVFGEGVVINGKREGTTLLPVIPSNTIYCDPREYVTVSLNVEYRNDTTCKIEEATNDLFQRVGACSFRGLANKIKIALWTIVAETKLSHQYKGTFQVLTFHSETTKIYFYKETHSVIPLDVFDREYCNIVRPNEKNNNNLKIKNIRNSEYVIDEKEKYSGEWIVQYFNSTNQNYISKIYDVTFKEKIKPGMVVTTIKNSKNSGTWSKFECRVDFASIGQCSFHGPSGIIINEGIDNNSKKFDYEVINTRASGHPKCVLTIYNQTMHEEGQWKCSLRDENQIANGTKIIGDRFKKLTVNVFQKIGSDFDLNCTQNHEWKYCDIEHPNGERTSKIFNNSPIPNVKEEDKICSKKFKNANKQLNGNWTCTVSRDVESMIYEKTYIVRVTEDFALADLRYEDVAGINKTILEARPFPTDENKMKNITNCAWTHPLDKNYLSNDSYYTMTNNNNICKLIINYPQEYDKGNWTCSMTLKSSNGALNIFFAVFDLQDVEIYNPTLWWYILHGSIAVSFLIIAISIVWWDIVTAESRTKLFDAENEQQQQKHYKD; from the exons atGTCTtgtagtatttttataatactatTATTGTGTTGTACTTGGATTGTGTTtg gTGAGGGTGTTGTGATTAATGGTAAAAGAGAAGGTACAACACTTCTACCAGTTATACCAAGCAATACAATATATTGTGACCCACGTGAATATGTGACTGTTTCATTGAATGTTGAATACCGAAATGACACAACGTGCAAAATTGAAGAA gcTACAAATGATCTATTTCAAAGAGTTGGTGCATGTAGTTTTCGTGGTCTTGCTAATAAGATTAAAATTGCTTTGTGGACAATAGTTGCAGAAACAAAATTATCACATCAGTATAAGGGCACGTTTCAAGTATTAACTTTCCATTCAGAGACAACCAAAATTTAC tTTTACAAAGAAACACATTCAGTGATCCCACTTGATGTATTTGACAGAGAGTATTGTAACATCGTAAGGCCAAATGAAaagaataataacaatttgaagataaaaaatattcgaaattCAGAATACGTCATTgatgagaaagaaaaatattctgGTGAATGGATTGTACAATATTTCAATAGtacaaatcaaaattatattagtaAAATATACGACGTTACTTTCAAag aaaaaattaagCCTGGAATGGTTGTaactacaattaaaaattctaaaaattctgGAACATGGTCTAAATTTGAATGCCGTGTTGACTTTGCCAGTATTGGTCAATGTTCATTCCACGGACCATctggtataataataaatgaaggaatcgataataatagtaaaaa GTTCGATTATGAAGTGATCAACACAAGAGCAAGTGGCCATCCAAAATGTGTATTAACAATTTACAATCAAACAATGCATGAAGAGGGACAATGGAAATGCTCACTTCGTGATGAAAATCAGATTGCAAATGGCACAAAAATTATTGGTGAtcgattcaaaaaattaacagtgaatgtttttcaaaaaattggaTCAGATTTTGAT ttGAATTGTACACAAAATCACGAATGGAAATATTGTGATATAGAACATCCAAACGGTGAACGTAcatctaaaatttttaataattcacctATACCTAATGTTAAAGAAGAGGATAAAATctgttcaaaaaaatttaaaaatgccaacaaacaattaaatgGTAATTGGACATGTACTGTCAGTCGAGACGTAGAAAGCAtgatatatgaaaaaacatatattgtTCGAGTtacag AGGATTTTGCACTAGCTGATTTACGATACGAAGATGTCGctggaataaataaaacaatactaGAAGCACGTCCATTTCCaactgatgaaaataaaatgaaaaatattacaaattgtGCATGGACACATccacttgataaaaattatttgagtaACGATAGTTATTATACTAtgacaaataacaataatatttgtaaactTATAATTAACT ATCCACAAGAATATGACAAAGGAAATTGGACTTGCTCTATGACATTGAAATCTTCGAATGGtgctttgaatattttttttgcggtATTTGATTTACAGGATGTTGAAATCTATAATCCAACGTTGTGGTGGTATATACTTCATGGATCAATTGCTGTTTCGTTTCTTATTATTGCTATATCAATTGTTTGGTGGGATATTGTTACTGCTGAAAGTAGAACCAAGCTTTTCGATGCAGA aaacgaacaacaacaacaaaaacattataaGGATTAG
- the LOC122854862 gene encoding uncharacterized protein LOC122854862 yields the protein MDQKNCNVKYPHLDQQIKTLIDVSEKVSDTDIFIEIAIDRFNTKIEPSAYSEFIRRSLVLFNREESFEVREKYWSFVAQMIIKKRFPLSSFQTEYCQMLEETTGKDIEFNVLWIYKAEILKTLIIHGAYSFKELISTTSGLKTRGLAGKLVGNLLKILVEREGKISIAAKWNESGIEWEYLFDKSLEDPDDIIKEYDLKFLTVGETDQLSKRLLKLLRSKTGKTKNWITKNVVEEKTKEPKFVRMLFTAILESCIDSKERSKYFFGEMNFYQPNCSQVINFLPLISDYIDQNFESELQCLHAMTRMNHKCGNPPGFVYDIIKELHERKVISVGAILAWYAGTDPSELLGHREAVMDLLSKPFSFKFENDDDNKQSTTSSKKKK from the exons atggatcaaaaaaattgtaatgttAAATATCCACACCTAGatcaacaaattaaaactCTTATTGATGTTTCCGAGAAAGTCTCAGATACCGACATTTTCATTGAa ATTGCAATTGATcgatttaatacaaaaattgagCCTTCAGCTTATTCAGAATTTATACGTAGATCACTTGTATTATTCAATAGAGAAGAATCATTCGAAGTTCGTGAAAAATACTGGAGCTTTGTTGCTCAaatgataatcaaaaaaaggTTCCCACTTTCTTCATTCCAAACAGA GTATTGTCAAATGTTGGAAGAAACAACAGGCAAGGACATTGAATTTAATGTATTATGGATTTACAAAGCTGAAATACTGA AGACATTGATAATACATGGTGCATATTCATTTAAAGAATTGATAAGTACGACATCAGGACTTAAAACAAGAGGGCTTGCTGGTAAACTTGTTggaaatttactaaaaattttagtaGAACGTGAaggtaaaatatcaattgcTGCAAAATGGAATGAAAGTGGTATTGAATGGgagtatttatttgataaatcactTGAAGATCcagatgatattattaaagaatatgatttaaaatttttaacagttgGTGAAACAGACCAACTAAGCAaacgattattaaaattattacgtaGTAAAActggtaaaacaaaaaattggataacaaaaaatgttgttgaagaaaaaacaaaagaaccGAAATTTGTCAGAATGCTTTTTACAGCAATATTAGAATCTTGTATTGACTCAAAAGAACGTTCCAAATACTTTTTTGGtgagatgaatttttatcaaccAAATTGTTCacaagttataaattttttacctctCATAAGCGATTATATTGATCAAAATTTTGAATCAGAATTACAATGCTTACATGCTATGACTCGTATGAATCATAAATGCGGCAATCCTCCAG GTTTTGTGTATGATATCATTAAAGAACTACATGAAAGAAAAGTAATATCAGTCGGTGCAATTTTAGCATGGTATGCTGGTACAGATCCATCTGAGTTGCTGGGTCATCGTGAAGCTGTCATGGATCTACTCAGTAAACCATTTTCTTTCAAgtttgaaaatgatgatgataacaaGCAGAGTACCACctcatcaaagaaaaaaaaataa